Proteins from a genomic interval of Oceanispirochaeta crateris:
- a CDS encoding HD domain-containing phosphohydrolase → MTKMYRINIKTKMIIMIIPILVCSFMVVGYISVISTRNSLMRKSSQLIRYKAGQYESYAKQQWTNLQESGLSTDAVYLDIIQDSLKNYANGMIQNDSEYILALDDSGQLMFSTGDLSWASHFSDEMKSASYHKNGGLYQFTLGSDSYYGLSVLLDFPEWEVYLIEESRSFKDDIREITIQQILSFIIILIVIVIAIIGLLNTITAPIQRFRNTIHKIMENKDFSQKVRIEYPDEIGDLAYDFNTLISNFDLAYSNLKEYALNEAIVLKELHTREYETLDVLARASDYKDPETAAHIKRVSDYALLFAELLDLDQESRDLIYYAAPLHDVGKLGIPDSILLKPGKLNDEEMKIMRNHTVIGYEIMQNPSSKFLKAGAIIAISHHERFDGMGYPYGLKGEDIPLFGRIVSIVDVFDALTTKRPYKDSWSYDEAVNEILQESGKHFDPFLVQIFENNASKFRELYMNRDY, encoded by the coding sequence ATGACTAAAATGTATAGAATCAATATCAAAACCAAGATGATTATAATGATCATTCCAATCCTCGTCTGTAGTTTTATGGTTGTCGGGTATATCTCTGTAATCTCCACTCGAAACAGCCTTATGAGGAAATCAAGTCAACTCATTCGATACAAGGCTGGACAATATGAATCCTATGCAAAGCAGCAGTGGACCAATTTGCAGGAAAGCGGCCTTTCAACTGATGCGGTATATCTCGATATAATACAGGATTCTTTAAAAAATTATGCCAACGGGATGATCCAGAATGATTCGGAATACATACTGGCCCTGGATGATTCGGGACAATTGATGTTTTCTACAGGAGATCTGTCATGGGCGAGTCATTTTTCTGATGAAATGAAAAGTGCCTCCTATCACAAAAATGGAGGATTATATCAATTTACTTTGGGATCGGATTCCTACTATGGTTTATCGGTGCTGCTGGATTTTCCTGAATGGGAAGTTTATTTAATCGAGGAATCCCGTTCTTTTAAAGATGATATCCGTGAGATTACAATTCAGCAAATTCTGAGTTTTATTATTATATTGATTGTGATAGTCATAGCCATTATTGGACTTTTAAATACAATAACCGCCCCGATTCAAAGATTTAGAAATACCATTCATAAGATTATGGAGAACAAAGATTTCTCTCAAAAGGTCAGGATTGAATATCCCGATGAGATTGGGGATCTTGCCTATGACTTTAATACATTGATTTCAAATTTTGATCTGGCTTATTCCAATTTGAAAGAGTATGCACTGAATGAGGCTATTGTTCTCAAAGAGCTTCACACTCGGGAATATGAAACTCTGGATGTTTTGGCCCGTGCCTCGGATTATAAGGATCCGGAAACGGCAGCCCATATCAAAAGGGTGAGTGACTACGCTCTCCTTTTTGCCGAGTTACTGGATCTGGATCAGGAAAGCCGGGACCTTATCTACTATGCTGCCCCTCTTCATGATGTGGGAAAACTCGGTATTCCTGACTCTATACTGTTAAAGCCAGGGAAACTGAATGATGAAGAGATGAAGATTATGAGAAATCATACGGTCATTGGTTATGAAATTATGCAGAACCCTTCGAGTAAATTCCTTAAGGCAGGAGCTATCATTGCCATCTCACATCATGAACGTTTTGATGGAATGGGCTATCCTTATGGACTTAAAGGGGAGGATATTCCACTCTTTGGAAGAATTGTCAGCATCGTTGATGTTTTTGATGCTCTAACAACAAAGCGGCCGTATAAAGATTCCTGGAGTTATGATGAGGCTGTTAATGAAATCTTACAGGAGAGTGGAAAACACTTTGATCCATTTCTTGTACAAATATTTGAAAATAATGCATCTAAATTTAGAGAGCTGTATATGAACCGGGACTACTAA